In Halothermothrix orenii H 168, the sequence GGTGTACTGAGTGCTCTATCCTTATTGCTTATGGTATTAATAAAATTTCCCTTGATTCCTACGGCTCCGTATTTAATTTATGAGCCAGGGGATGTACCGATTTTAATTATTAGCTTTGCCTATGGCCCGATTCCAGCTTTAATTGTGACTTTTATTCTGTCTATTCTGATGGCCCTTTTTACTGGATTAGGGGGTTTATTTGGTGCAATTATGCATTTCCTGGCTACCGGAACTCTGACTTTGGTAGCTGGAGTTATATATAAGAGGAAGCATAACAGGAGTGGTGCTATAACAGGTCTACTGATGGGTTCGGTGGCCATGACAGTAGTTATGGTTATAGCCAATGTTTTACTTGACCCCTACTTTATGGGTTTCACACGTGAACAGATTATAGCCATACTTGCCCCGGCCATTATTCCTTTTAATATTGTTAAATCATTATTAAATTCTTTTATAACTTTTATTATTTATAAAAAGATATCCTATTTTCTTAAAGATAAGGGTCTTAAAGGGTTTAAGAGTGCCTGAGTTTTATCAGTAGTCTAAATTTATTATTATATAACTAAAAATAAAAGTATTTTAACAATCTCCAGCAGTTTACTGCTGGTTTTTTTTTAGGAATTGTGAATTACCTCCTATGTATATAATTTTTAAGTAATGGAAAAAATACATATAAATAAAATCTGTACTGTCTGGAGGTAACGGCACATGAAATTACTTAAAAATATAATTGTTTTATTTGTTTTCATTGTATTTCTTACCAGTCTGGTTCAGGCTGCTGAAACAACGGTGTATACTGTAAAAAGGGGAGATACTTTATCTAAAATTGCTCATTATTTTGATGTTAATATAGAGAAAATCATCAGTTTAAATAAAATAAACAATCCAGATGTAATAAGGATTGGTCAAAAGATAAAAATTCCTGTAAAAAAAGTTACTTATCAGGTTAAAAGAGGCGATTCCCTATGGGAAATAGCAAAAAAATTCAGGGTTAACATAAAAACATTAATTAAAATTAATCAAATAAAAAACCCCAGGGTTATTTATGCAGGACAGAAAATAATGATTCCAACAAATTCAGGTGAGGTCCGGTATACACTGGCTTCCCGTTCTTATGATTCCCATTTTATCTGGCCGGTTCAGGGGAGGCTTACTTCTGAATTTGGCTGGAGAATACACCCTATCAGGAAAGAAAAACACTTTCATACCGGAATAGATATAGCTGTTCCCATAGGTAGTCCTGTTTATGCGGCAGAAGAGGGTATTGTTATTTATAGTGGGTGGAAGAATGGTTATGGTAACCTTGTCATCATAAAACACCGGGATAATAAACTAACATATTATGCCCATAATTTAAGACTCCTTGTAAAAAAAGGGGAGAGGGTCAAACAGGGAAGAATAATTGCTTTAAGCGGTAATAGTGGTGATTCAACAGGACCTCATTTACACTTTGAAATAAGGGTAGGTAATCGGGTAGTAAACCCACTTCAGTATTTAAATAAAAGGTATTTGTTAAATGGTTTCCGGGTCTGAAAGGGGGTTAGCATGAATAGAAAAGAAAAAATAGATACAATAGCTAAATTTGTTGCCGCCTATCCAGAATCTACTGCCAGCCGCACTATACTAAAGAGGTATTATCTTTTTAATAATAATCTGGAAACCAGTGAAGAACTTGGTATTGTATTGAAATCTGTTTTAAAAGACAAAAAGGATGACGAAATTGATTTTTGTTACTATTTAGTTAAATAAGTTGACAAATAAACTCCCCTCTTATAAAATCCAATTAGAAAGAGGGGATTTTCTATGGAGATAGTATTTCTGGGAACAGGAACCTCTCATGGAGTTCCGGTCATTGGGTGTAACTGTAAAACCTGCCAGTCCAAAAATCCAAGGAACAAACGGACCCGTTCCTCTATTTATGTTAAATTTGAATCTTTTTCTATTCTGGTAGATACTCCCCCCGAACTCCGTTTACAGCTTCTCAATAACGGAATACATAAAGTAGATGCTATTCTATATACCCATTCCCACGCCGATCATATTATGGGCTTTGATGATATCAGGGCCTTTAATTTAATTAATAAAAGACCGCTGCCCTGTTATGGTAACAGTTCTACAATTAAAGATATCAAGAGAACCTTTAATTATATTTTTAACGCTGTACAGATGGGTGGAGGGTTACCTCAGGTTCAACTCATTGAGGTTAATTCTACTTTTTTTATTGAGGACATAAAAATCATCCCCCTTCCTGTCAAACATGGAAAACTTGATATCCTGGGTTACCGCTTTGGGCGAATAGCCTATATAACTGATTGTAGCCACATTCCTGAATCAACCTATGATAAGTTAGAGGGGCTGGATATACTGATAATAGATGCGTTAAGATACCGGCCTCACCCTACTCACATGAATATATCAGAAGCCCTGGAAGTTATTGAGAAAACAGGGGTTAGCAGGGCTTATTTAACTCACCTTTCCCATAGTGTTGAACATGAGGAGCTAAAAAAGAATTTACCTTCATGGGTTAGACCTGCCTATGATGGTTTAAAGATAATAATATAGATCAGGGAATGGTATTATATCAATCTATTATTAAAAAATTAATTATTATAATATTTGTTTATATAATAAATTTAACCATGAAAGGAGGATAAAACTTTGAATATAGTCCTCGTTGAACCTGAAATACCGCAAAATACTGGTAACATTGCCAGGACATGTGCTGTAACCGGATCAAGTCTTCATTTAATAGAACCCCTTGGCTTTTCAATTGATGACAGGTACCTGAAAAGGGCCGGCCTTGACTACTGGGATAAACTTGATATATATTATTATGATTCCCTGGAAGAGCTAATGAAAAAATATAAAGATTCCAATTTTTATTTTGCTACTACCAAAGCACCAAAGTCATATGATATTGTTTCATATCAGGAGAATGATTTCATTGTTTTTGGTAAGGAAACAGCCGGTCTGCCGGAATCTTTACTTAAGAATAACATTGAGAATTGTATTAGAATTCCCATGAAGGACAATACCAGGTCTTTAAATCTATCAAATTCGGTTGCCATTATTCTCTATGAGGCATTAAGACAGCTTAATTTTCCAGGATTAAAACATGAGGGTAAATTTATAAATATAGGCAAGTAGTATGGAATAAATTACAAATAAATGGATGCAGGAATTTATTAATATACTGTCGAATATAATAGATACCTATGTTTATTCTAAATGGTATATATAACCAGTTTCTTAAAAGAGGGTGGGGGTGATTTAAAATAAATAAAAAAATTTTTAAGGCAATTATAATATTTATAATTATTACTATGATAATTAGTAGTCCCGTCCTTGCCACCACCCTGAAGTTGGGTGATAGGGGAAGGGAAGTAAAAAAGGTTCAACAGATTTTAAGGGACCTGGGGTATGACATTGAAGTTGACAGTGTCTTTGGTTATAGAACAAAACAGGTTGTGCAGGCTTTTCAGTTAAATAATGGATTGGATGTAGATGGTATTGTTGGTGATAAGACTTTAAATTTACTGCATG encodes:
- a CDS encoding ECF transporter S component, with amino-acid sequence MRDTNKLTAIGVLSALSLLLMVLIKFPLIPTAPYLIYEPGDVPILIISFAYGPIPALIVTFILSILMALFTGLGGLFGAIMHFLATGTLTLVAGVIYKRKHNRSGAITGLLMGSVAMTVVMVIANVLLDPYFMGFTREQIIAILAPAIIPFNIVKSLLNSFITFIIYKKISYFLKDKGLKGFKSA
- a CDS encoding peptidoglycan DD-metalloendopeptidase family protein, producing the protein MKLLKNIIVLFVFIVFLTSLVQAAETTVYTVKRGDTLSKIAHYFDVNIEKIISLNKINNPDVIRIGQKIKIPVKKVTYQVKRGDSLWEIAKKFRVNIKTLIKINQIKNPRVIYAGQKIMIPTNSGEVRYTLASRSYDSHFIWPVQGRLTSEFGWRIHPIRKEKHFHTGIDIAVPIGSPVYAAEEGIVIYSGWKNGYGNLVIIKHRDNKLTYYAHNLRLLVKKGERVKQGRIIALSGNSGDSTGPHLHFEIRVGNRVVNPLQYLNKRYLLNGFRV
- a CDS encoding MBL fold metallo-hydrolase; its protein translation is MEIVFLGTGTSHGVPVIGCNCKTCQSKNPRNKRTRSSIYVKFESFSILVDTPPELRLQLLNNGIHKVDAILYTHSHADHIMGFDDIRAFNLINKRPLPCYGNSSTIKDIKRTFNYIFNAVQMGGGLPQVQLIEVNSTFFIEDIKIIPLPVKHGKLDILGYRFGRIAYITDCSHIPESTYDKLEGLDILIIDALRYRPHPTHMNISEALEVIEKTGVSRAYLTHLSHSVEHEELKKNLPSWVRPAYDGLKIII
- the trmL gene encoding tRNA (uridine(34)/cytosine(34)/5-carboxymethylaminomethyluridine(34)-2'-O)-methyltransferase TrmL is translated as MNIVLVEPEIPQNTGNIARTCAVTGSSLHLIEPLGFSIDDRYLKRAGLDYWDKLDIYYYDSLEELMKKYKDSNFYFATTKAPKSYDIVSYQENDFIVFGKETAGLPESLLKNNIENCIRIPMKDNTRSLNLSNSVAIILYEALRQLNFPGLKHEGKFINIGK